In Arsenicicoccus dermatophilus, a genomic segment contains:
- a CDS encoding sugar transferase, with amino-acid sequence MNPSTYERLKRGLDIAVAATGLVVTAPVQAAAALAVRRTMGTPVLFRQTRPGLHGKPFEMVKMRTMLLPSQVGGTGDDAARLTPLGRWLRATSIDELPTLWNVLRGDLSLVGPRPLLMDYLPLYSTDQMRRHEVRPGLTGLAQVSGRNALPWEERFTLDVEYVDRRCLGLDLQILARTIATVLGRGGVSAEGHATMPAFHGSAESATTAGGPR; translated from the coding sequence GTGAATCCTTCGACGTACGAACGCCTCAAGCGTGGGCTGGACATCGCCGTCGCGGCGACGGGCCTGGTGGTCACCGCGCCGGTGCAGGCTGCCGCGGCGCTGGCCGTGCGCCGGACCATGGGCACGCCCGTGCTCTTCCGCCAGACCCGACCCGGTCTGCACGGCAAGCCCTTCGAGATGGTGAAGATGCGCACGATGCTGCTGCCCTCCCAGGTCGGCGGGACCGGCGACGACGCCGCTCGACTGACCCCGCTGGGTCGCTGGCTGCGGGCGACCAGCATCGACGAGCTCCCGACGCTGTGGAACGTGCTGCGCGGAGACCTCAGCCTGGTCGGGCCCCGCCCGCTGCTGATGGACTACCTGCCGCTCTACAGCACGGATCAGATGCGCCGGCACGAGGTCCGCCCAGGCCTGACCGGGCTCGCCCAGGTGAGCGGCCGCAACGCCCTGCCCTGGGAGGAGCGCTTCACCCTGGACGTGGAGTATGTCGACCGCCGCTGCCTCGGTCTCGACCTGCAGATCCTGGCGCGCACGATCGCCACCGTGCTGGGCCGAGGTGGCGTGAGCGCTGAGGGCCACGCCACGATGCCCGCCTTCCACGGCAGCGCGGAGTCAGCCACGACCGCCGGAGGACCCCGATGA
- a CDS encoding polysaccharide biosynthesis tyrosine autokinase, translating into MDLQDYLRVLRKRWRIVLGLTLLSTLVAGAVVALTPKSYESRTELFVSTANTGTSADLMQGSTFTQQQMKTYAEVITSPRVLDPVRRTLGVDPGADLAQDVRATTPPDTVLLDLTVTDHDRAKAARVANAIAEQFTTTIQELQSLKAGQDSPVKASILQTAVESDHPAAPRPLRTLALGLVLGLLLGLGAALLRDRLDTSIKGERQVKEVTEDPVIGGIHFDPDASSHPLIVQSDAHSTRAEAFRTLRTNLQFVDAANHPRVLVLTSSLPGEGKSTTTGNLALTLAASGAKVCVIEGDLRRPRLLQYMGLEGAVGLTSVLIGEADLEDVLQPFGDNLHVLGSGPIPPNPSELLGSPAMRDLLDRLRRDFEYVVIDAPPVLPVTDAAVLSTLADGAVVVVGAGVIRKEDLARALDQLGTVDARVLGLVVNRVPTRGSDGYSYYSERYAYAPEGGSLSGRRRWAPWAGRGRPQPLTAGATATTRSAHRRSRRRSGGR; encoded by the coding sequence GTGGACCTGCAGGACTATCTGCGCGTGCTGCGCAAGCGGTGGCGCATCGTGCTCGGCCTCACCCTCCTGTCGACGCTGGTCGCGGGGGCGGTCGTCGCGCTGACGCCCAAGAGCTACGAGTCCCGGACCGAGCTCTTCGTGTCGACGGCCAACACCGGCACGAGCGCGGACCTGATGCAGGGCAGCACCTTCACCCAGCAGCAGATGAAGACCTACGCCGAGGTCATCACCTCCCCGCGGGTGCTCGACCCGGTGCGGCGGACCCTGGGTGTCGATCCCGGGGCCGACCTGGCCCAGGACGTGCGGGCGACGACTCCCCCGGACACGGTGCTGCTCGACCTGACCGTCACCGACCACGACCGCGCCAAGGCCGCCAGGGTCGCCAACGCGATCGCCGAGCAGTTCACCACCACGATCCAGGAGCTGCAGTCGCTCAAGGCCGGTCAGGACAGCCCGGTCAAAGCGTCGATCCTGCAGACCGCGGTCGAGAGCGACCACCCGGCCGCCCCACGCCCGCTGCGCACCCTGGCCCTCGGGCTGGTCCTCGGCCTGCTCCTCGGCCTGGGCGCGGCGCTGCTGCGCGACCGGCTCGACACCTCGATCAAGGGCGAGCGTCAGGTCAAGGAGGTCACCGAGGATCCGGTCATCGGCGGCATCCACTTCGACCCCGACGCCTCCTCGCACCCGCTCATCGTCCAGAGCGACGCCCACAGCACCCGCGCGGAGGCCTTCCGGACGCTGCGCACCAACCTGCAGTTCGTCGACGCGGCCAACCACCCGCGCGTGCTGGTGCTGACCTCCTCGCTGCCCGGCGAGGGCAAGTCGACGACGACCGGCAACCTTGCCCTCACCCTCGCGGCGAGCGGTGCCAAGGTCTGCGTCATCGAGGGCGACCTGCGCCGCCCCCGGCTCCTGCAGTACATGGGTCTGGAGGGCGCGGTCGGCCTGACGTCGGTGCTCATCGGCGAGGCCGACCTGGAGGACGTGCTGCAGCCCTTCGGCGACAACCTGCACGTGCTCGGCTCCGGCCCGATCCCGCCCAACCCCAGCGAGCTGCTCGGCTCCCCCGCGATGCGCGACCTGCTGGACCGGCTGCGCCGGGACTTCGAGTATGTCGTGATCGACGCGCCCCCGGTGCTGCCCGTCACCGACGCGGCGGTCCTGTCCACGCTGGCCGACGGCGCGGTCGTGGTCGTCGGCGCCGGGGTGATCCGCAAGGAGGACCTGGCCCGGGCCCTGGACCAGCTGGGCACCGTGGACGCCCGTGTGCTCGGGCTCGTGGTCAACCGGGTGCCCACCAGGGGCAGCGACGGCTACTCGTACTACAGCGAGCGCTATGCCTATGCGCCCGAGGGTGGCTCGCTCTCGGGCCGCCGCCGGTGGGCCCCGTGGGCGGGGCGCGGGCGACCGCAGCCGCTGACGGCCGGCGCCACGGCCACGACCCGGTCGGCGCACCGTCGGTCGCGTCGGCGGTCCGGCGGCCGCTGA
- a CDS encoding polysaccharide biosynthesis protein, translating to MPVIAMLLAVLLMMTARFVVRAARRREDDRAEGKERVLVYGAGRSGRALIRALREDPTSAYRPVALLDDDRTTHRTSVEGVRIRGGRADLGRVAAATHAQRMIIAIREADAETVRELHDRAREAGLTAMVLPTMGELLGQDPTSRDIRDVNLEDLLGRRPITLDETAIAGQLAGRTVLVTGAGGSIGSELCRQIARFEPARLVMLDRDESALQGVQLDLQGNGLLESDTIVLADIRDQEAMQRVFREHRPDVVFHAAALKHLPLLERYPLEAWKSNVLGTLNVLRAAQASGVSTFVNISTDKAADPVCVLGYSKRIAERLTADMAARADGRYMSVRFGNVLGSRGSVIPAFTRQITRGGPVTVTHPEVQRYFMLIPEACQLTMQAAVMGAGGEVMVLDMGRPVRITEIAETLVAMSGRTDVRIVYTGLRPGEKMSEDLFNAADRSRGTSHPLVSSVDVPPLDGTTVDGMPLTHERAAGWMRGCAREGQGPLPADHLGLAGALPTEQPAREDRR from the coding sequence GTGCCCGTCATCGCCATGCTCCTGGCCGTGCTGCTGATGATGACCGCCCGCTTCGTCGTGCGCGCCGCCCGCCGCCGCGAGGACGACCGGGCCGAGGGCAAGGAGCGGGTGCTGGTGTATGGCGCCGGCCGCAGCGGCCGCGCGCTGATCCGCGCGCTGCGGGAGGACCCGACCTCGGCATACCGCCCGGTCGCTCTCCTGGACGACGACCGCACGACGCACCGCACCTCCGTCGAGGGCGTGCGGATCCGCGGGGGCCGCGCTGACCTGGGCCGGGTCGCGGCCGCCACCCACGCGCAGCGGATGATTATCGCGATCCGCGAGGCCGACGCCGAGACCGTGCGCGAGCTGCACGACCGGGCCCGCGAGGCAGGCCTCACGGCGATGGTGCTGCCCACCATGGGCGAGCTGCTCGGGCAGGACCCCACCTCCCGAGACATCCGCGACGTCAACCTCGAGGACCTCCTGGGCCGCCGACCGATCACCCTCGACGAGACCGCGATCGCCGGTCAGCTCGCCGGCCGCACCGTGCTCGTCACCGGCGCCGGTGGAAGCATCGGCAGCGAGCTGTGCCGCCAGATCGCGCGGTTCGAGCCGGCCCGGCTGGTCATGCTCGACCGGGACGAGTCCGCCCTGCAGGGGGTGCAGCTCGACCTGCAGGGAAACGGGCTGCTCGAGAGCGACACGATCGTACTCGCCGACATCCGGGACCAGGAGGCGATGCAGCGGGTCTTCCGCGAGCACCGGCCCGACGTCGTCTTCCACGCCGCCGCGCTCAAGCACCTGCCGCTGCTGGAGCGCTACCCCCTGGAGGCGTGGAAGTCCAACGTGCTCGGCACCCTCAACGTGCTGCGCGCCGCCCAGGCGTCGGGGGTGTCGACCTTCGTCAACATCTCGACCGACAAGGCCGCCGACCCGGTCTGCGTGCTCGGCTACAGCAAGCGCATCGCCGAGCGACTCACCGCCGACATGGCCGCGCGGGCCGACGGGCGCTACATGAGCGTCCGCTTCGGCAACGTCCTCGGTTCGCGCGGCTCTGTGATCCCGGCCTTCACCCGCCAGATCACCCGCGGGGGCCCGGTCACCGTGACCCACCCCGAGGTGCAGCGCTACTTCATGCTCATCCCCGAGGCCTGCCAGCTGACCATGCAGGCGGCCGTGATGGGAGCCGGCGGCGAGGTCATGGTGCTCGACATGGGCCGGCCGGTGCGGATCACCGAGATCGCCGAGACGCTGGTCGCCATGTCGGGCCGCACGGACGTGCGCATCGTCTACACCGGGCTGCGCCCCGGCGAGAAGATGTCCGAGGACCTCTTCAACGCCGCCGACCGCTCCCGCGGCACCTCCCACCCGCTGGTGAGCAGCGTGGACGTGCCACCCCTGGACGGCACGACGGTGGACGGCATGCCGCTGACGCACGAGCGCGCGGCCGGGTGGATGCGCGGGTGCGCCCGCGAGGGCCAGGGCCCCCTTCCCGCCGACCACCTCGGTCTGGCCGGGGCGCTCCCCACCGAGCAGCCCGCGCGAGAAGACCGCCGATGA
- a CDS encoding DegT/DnrJ/EryC1/StrS family aminotransferase — translation MSRIHLSRAQVTSVEEGFVLDALRSGWVAPLGPHVDAFEHEVAERVGVPHALALSSGTAALHLALLHFGARPGTVVVVPTMTFAATANAVAYTGADLAFVDSRADDGNVDADLLLRACDELRAEGRTVAAAIPVDLFGRCADYGVLAPGLAEHGIPLVEDAAEALGASLGTAAAGSFGLAAALSFNGNKIMTTSGGGMLLSHDPAVVERARHLATQARQPVPWYEHEDIGFNYRLSNILAALGRGQLTRLDTMIGRRREIRQRYAGLLGGLPGIRLLGRGTDRDDTQDNCWLTSIVLDPAVWSTTADDVVAALSQQEIEARHLWKPMHLQPVFAGRRAFLDGTSEMLFAQGVNLPSGADLTDDDVDRVVVALRATLREAA, via the coding sequence ATGAGCCGCATCCACCTGTCCCGCGCCCAGGTCACCTCCGTCGAGGAGGGTTTCGTCCTGGACGCCCTGCGCTCGGGCTGGGTCGCACCCCTCGGGCCGCACGTCGACGCCTTCGAGCACGAGGTCGCCGAGCGCGTGGGGGTGCCGCACGCGCTGGCGCTCAGCTCCGGGACCGCTGCTCTGCACCTGGCCCTGCTGCACTTCGGCGCCCGGCCCGGGACGGTCGTCGTGGTGCCGACCATGACCTTCGCCGCCACCGCCAACGCCGTCGCCTACACCGGCGCCGACCTGGCCTTCGTCGACAGCCGGGCGGACGACGGCAACGTCGACGCCGACCTGCTGCTGCGCGCCTGCGACGAGCTCCGCGCCGAGGGCCGGACCGTGGCCGCGGCGATCCCGGTCGACCTCTTCGGCCGATGCGCCGACTACGGCGTGCTCGCCCCCGGTCTCGCGGAGCACGGCATACCGCTCGTGGAGGACGCGGCCGAGGCGCTCGGAGCCTCGCTCGGGACGGCGGCGGCCGGGTCCTTCGGGCTGGCGGCGGCCCTGTCCTTCAACGGGAACAAGATCATGACCACCTCCGGCGGCGGCATGCTGCTCAGCCACGACCCGGCCGTCGTCGAGCGCGCGCGACACCTCGCGACCCAGGCCCGGCAACCGGTGCCGTGGTACGAGCACGAGGACATCGGCTTCAACTACCGCCTGTCCAACATCCTGGCGGCCCTCGGACGGGGCCAGCTCACGCGGCTCGACACGATGATCGGGCGGCGCCGCGAGATCCGGCAGCGGTATGCCGGTCTCCTCGGCGGGCTCCCGGGGATCCGTCTCCTCGGGCGCGGGACCGATCGCGACGACACCCAGGACAACTGCTGGCTCACCAGCATCGTCCTCGACCCCGCCGTGTGGTCCACCACCGCCGACGATGTGGTGGCTGCCTTGTCGCAGCAGGAGATCGAGGCCCGGCACCTGTGGAAGCCGATGCACCTGCAACCGGTCTTCGCCGGGCGCCGCGCCTTCCTCGACGGGACGAGCGAGATGCTCTTCGCCCAGGGGGTCAACCTGCCGAGCGGCGCGGACCTGACCGACGACGACGTGGACCGGGTGGTCGTCGCCCTGCGCGCCACCCTGCGGGAGGCCGCGTGA
- a CDS encoding low molecular weight phosphatase family protein, whose amino-acid sequence MSEPARILVVCTGNVCRSPYVERLLHGALDRAWGPGAVEVASAGTGALDGHPMDPRVLDRLRAAGGSGDDFRARALTVELAARARLVLTATRDHRAAVVRLAPRALARTFTLLDLADLARDLPDEALPARGMPGDWLTAVVPLLAARRGQRPPLPPQEADLVDPYRQDTAVLDRMTRQVAGALPQVLRVLGA is encoded by the coding sequence ATGAGCGAGCCCGCCCGCATCCTCGTCGTGTGCACCGGCAACGTGTGCCGCTCGCCCTACGTCGAGCGGCTGCTCCACGGGGCGCTCGACCGGGCCTGGGGCCCAGGCGCGGTCGAGGTGGCCAGCGCCGGCACCGGCGCCCTCGACGGCCACCCCATGGACCCACGAGTCCTCGACCGGCTGCGAGCGGCCGGGGGCTCGGGGGACGACTTCCGGGCGCGGGCGCTGACGGTGGAGCTCGCAGCGCGGGCCCGGCTGGTGCTGACGGCGACCCGCGATCACCGGGCGGCGGTGGTCCGCCTCGCGCCGCGCGCCCTCGCGCGGACCTTCACCCTGCTCGACCTCGCCGACCTCGCGCGCGACCTCCCGGACGAGGCGCTGCCCGCCAGAGGTATGCCGGGGGACTGGCTCACCGCGGTCGTGCCCCTGCTCGCCGCCCGGCGCGGGCAGCGACCTCCGTTGCCCCCGCAGGAGGCGGACCTGGTCGACCCCTACCGTCAGGACACGGCCGTCCTGGACCGGATGACCCGTCAGGTGGCCGGGGCGCTCCCGCAGGTGCTGCGGGTCCTCGGCGCCTGA